The window GTTAGTGTAtggaatatttttgtttcttcttgTTATTATGATATGTTTTTGTATGGAATTAGGGTGTTAGGAAGTTtggatatattttaatatatttggatcAAAGTTGCGGTTgctttaactttgtttaaattgTGGTTGTATTCGATGTGTTTTTGTGCTTTATGATATGTATTTCAATAGGTGAATGCTTCCTGTGGTTTCATGGTGTGATCGTTTTATGGTATTTCTGTAGATGATAACAAAAGATGCCATTTTTCAAGCTTTTCAGTTAGAAGATACCAAAAGATTACTTAACTTTGTGCACACCTTTTGAATGTCAATGAAATGATTAGGATCGAAAACAGAAAATTTTAACTTTATGGTGTCACAGGCCGGTAATGCACAATGGGGTTTGTATCTGTAGTGAGTTTTGTTTGAGGAGACTTTTAGATTATAGTCATATCTGCGGTTTAAAGTGAAGCGAACGTATAAAGGTTTAAGCTTTTATTACATTTTCTATGGGTTGATGTTTGCTAGGTTTATTGTGCTCATGAATTTGTTAAACTGTGAAACTTAATGATAAATGAAGTGTATGTATTAAGGTTTATTCTATTATTACATTTTTTGAGGGTTgtagtttgtttgttttgttcaCTTTATAAGTTTGGTGTTAAGTGAACATACTAGTGAAACATTAAAAATTGATGAACTGTTTGAGCTTGGAGGTTTTGGAGATAGAAATAAAGGTTATTACTCTAGATATgtattcaaaattaaaactttgtGCAGCATATGTTTGAAAGATAAACCTGCTAAATGCCCTCTTATTGGTCATATGGAAGCTTTGCCTTCATGATGTGCTTTTAGCTTCAAAATGCATGATATAGTTTTGTGTTATGATATTCGGATGGTGCACAacagattaattttttttttttttttaagtattctatTACAAGGTACCAGTAATTATTAAACATTGTCTTGTATATGTTTAAAAGTTAACACTTTTGGCATGTTTGTAAGACTGTTATTATTAGGGGTAGTATATGGTAACATTAAGTCAGTATGGGCGACGTAATGAGACTCTGGGGCTTATCTGTTTGTTGATTTTTGTACGTGGAGACATACCATGAAGTGAACTTCGGTATGGGTTGAAATGCTAAATTTTCTTTAGTTTATTGTGTCTGACCCCGGTATTAAGTGAACAAACCGTGAAAGTTAAAATTTGTTTAAGTACTCTTGTATTTTTGAGCTACTAGGTTTGTCGAGAAATAAATGTTCCTCAAAAGTTTGTGCACATACATATCTGAAAGTTGAACTCTTTGGCATGTCTCTGTTAATGGTTTTATGGAAGTCTAGCCTTCACGATGTCATATGCAATTTAATAGGTAGTCAAGCTCCGTGTAAGACATGTGATAAAGCTATAGTCTTATTTCTGATCAAATCTGAACCGAAAATCATAggtattttaatcatatttcTCATTTGATATGGGTTGATTATTGTTTGATTGATAATGATTGCAAAGTTGTGTTCACTGAAGAAGCGTTGTAAATTTATTAATTGCCATCTTAAAAATTTGAGCAATGAGGAAATTAAAACTAAAGTTGGGTGGTTCTCTATTTTGTTTACCACTGTCTTAAATTTGAGCTATGAAGAATTTACTAGGAATAAAGTggttatttttctattttggtATGTGGTAAACTCAAAATGTGCTTTCAACTAGAATTCAGTGGTGATTTGTTTTTGCTTTAACTTCTTATCTTATATGGTCTTAAGATTATGCGAGCTATATATAAGATGGACATTGCGTAATAAATGGTGTCATAGCTACTAAGTATAATGTTCTGATACATAAAAAAAGGGATAATGACACAGAAAGAAGTGGCAATATAACAGTGTCATAAAGGCTAAGTACTGGTCTTTTCTTGCCTTCCGATCAAAGGAGAGATGGCAAGCTATAAAACGATTACACCATGAAACCACAGGAAGCATTTACCTATTGAAATACATATCATATACACTTATacaatatacacacatacatgcTAAAGCACAAAAACACATCGATACAACCAcaatttaaacaaagttaaagcAACCGCAACTTTAAtccaatatattaaaaatatatacaaaattccTAACACCCTAATTCTATACAAAAgcatatcataataataaaaagaagaaacaatATCATTACATACACTAACCAATAACTTGCGAAGGAAATTATCATTCGTTGTTTGTTAGATATCACCCACTTACTACATGGATTGTTACAATGAGTATTCACATACGCCAATCGCGGAACCTTGTTATTCAATCTCTTGCCACGTGTTAAATATATGAGTTTATGCTATCTTTTGCACACTTGCTTTTACGGAAAATTGCTTGAAAAATCACCAGCAATcgacatattttttttagtagtgACCCCTTCTATTATCTTGAGCTGTTTGGCtccttgttttttctttaacagATAATGTGCTTCTATATATCTGAAATACGCCGAGTTTTTCTGGCTTCATCTTCATTGGGTGGTGTAGGGTACAGGGGATGTTACGTAAGTTATGCAATTATAAGATGCtttctttattataattttgaGATTACCTGTAATAAATCACATTATAAGCCACCAACTTAAAGCTGTACAGCTTGATATATCATATAGATTATCGGTTAAAGAAGATACTGTTATTGAAGtagcacataaacataaatattttgcAATTAGGAAAGTCTCTTAAGTACTGAAAAATTATTTGGGACTTACTTTAGAAAGGAACCTGCTGACATGGTAGGGGATTTGTTATTTTGTTGAGAAGTGTAAAAGTGTATCATAAAATGGTCATATAGATGACTGGACTCTGAAAATGGTCAGGTTCTTGGATGGCCTCTTTCAGTGGGTTGGGTTCGTTAATCAGTTGTAGATCCAGTAATTGTAGCAGCAGATATTGTACGTCCATGATAGAAGATGCATTTAGAAAGATAGAATACAAATGATAGTAGATGGAAATAGGACATAAAGGAAAAACCTAAATGGAGATGGCTTGTTGGTTGACACTCTTCCCTACTGGTGTTTCTGTGTCTTCATCTTTAGAGATTATTAGGGTTTGGTTGGAGTTCAAAAGTCCATGCATGTGTTGCAATTCAAAACTCAATTGAATTTCAATCATGTGAATGTGAACTATCAAGCGTGTAGTAAAAGATGTTGGCACTAAGCGTTTACTGGAACTTGAAGAATATTGTAATGAGCATTGATAATATCTGGTGCGGGTTCACGTTTCAAGAATTAGTTTAGTGTTTGGCtcaaatcattattattaaattatatgatCACATAGGGGTAAATCGGTGGTTTTGGTGATTTTGGCTTTTCAATTTTATACCAGCAGCATCAAATTAGTGAAATTAAGCTGTCATATTTGTATTGTATGGTAGAAATATATTGGGATTTTTCTAAGGCATTTTTCTCTTAAATGCATGCATAATCAATATATGCCACACACTACCAACTGGGTTATCTTATTATTACCACTTAAAATAGCAGAAACACGATCCAAACACTTAAGATCTTCCCCATGAAAGTCGACATTATATTTGCAAGCATGCAGTCCCCCTTTTTTTCTGCCCAAGCATTCATCAAAAGCAGCTACTGGCCGCAAGGCGCTTGAGAGTTTTCTTTGATCAATTGCTTGTTTAAGCGTAACTCTGGAGTCAGTTCTTGGGAGTACCGACTCAAGAAAGTGCAGTTCGTTTGTTGCCTTTTAATTCAATGTGATGGCGTATACTTAGGTTACCGGTTAAAAATGACTAGTAAGGTTTTACTATGCACTTATACTAATCTTGTGCACGATTACACTTTCTGGGTAGCGTTTTCATTTATCTGTCATATTATTTAACAGACGGTTGCTTATTGACTTATTGTTGGAATCCGTGATCAAAAACTCTTGAATAATATAAAACAGATTAAACCTGTAACTGTTTGAACTTTCGTTGAAGAACTGTTAAATttttgatgtgtatatatatatatattatatgtacatAAATCAGAGGCAACAGTTTGGGCTATGCTATATCTTATGCAGGCCAACGGGGTCAATTGGACGGGAAGTTATCATAGTGCTATTTTAATACAACCTAATAGCCTATTTTATAACAAAGAATATAGTAATAATATTCTTTTAGGtactaaaaataatattttgatttaaaaagataataagCTTGAAAATATTTGTTCTGATCAATTTAACTCATATGAAAAGGTAATCTGACTGGTTAACCAACCTGTCTGACTTGTCTATTTGGCCACCACAATCGTTATAGTTTTACATGGGCTTATATAATGGTGCAGGACGCGCCTGGACGATGGAGAAAAACGAGACAGGGTGCCAAGCTGCTCCAGAAGCTCCTACCCTTTGCGTCAATAATTGCGGATTTTTCGGCACCCCAGCAACTATGAACATGTGCTCAAAGTGTCACAAAGACATAATTATGAAGGAAGAACAAGCAAAACTTGCTGCATCTTCCATCGAGAGCATCGTCAATGGAGGTACTCCAAATAACATCAACAAAGAGTCTGTTGTTGCCTCTCAATCTCCCATGGCACTCCCCATCTCAGCAGGGTCAGAAGTGATCCTATTGACCCAACCATCTTCTGCCACACAGGCTCAAGCTGAGAGCAGTGAGAAGCCAAAAGAGGGTCCGGCCGCGGGTCCCTCCAGATGTACCACATGCAGAAAAAGAGTCGGATTAACGGGCTTCAATTGTCGTTGTGGGCATGTTTTCTGCTCGGTGCATCGTTACTCTGATAAGCATGACTGCCAATTTGACTACCGGGCCACTGCAAAAGATGCTATAGCCAAAGCGAACCCGGTGGTCAAAGCTGAAAAGCTTGACAAGATATGAAGCAGTCGAGATATGTTATGGGTGAGTGTCTTATTTGTCATTGTCCTTGCTTTAGTTATTGATATATGGTTTGATGGAATGATTTATAGGGCATGGCCGGCCTTGCATACTGAAGTACTTAAGTGCATCTTGTTTTATCATCTGAGTTTTATGTCAGAGTGGTTATTTTATGCTTGTTTGATGGACAATTCTTGTGGTTTATCTTGTAGTTTTTCTGACATTTGTATGTGGATAGTCAAGTTTCATTCCTGATGGTGTTGTGATGCATAATGATCTCACTAACTGAGCATTTCAGATGTCAATGAacaatgatgaaaatgaaagaaCTTGTATATAGAATAACTGTCatgtgtatttatttatttttaattagcgAGTTAGTGATAAGTAAGATCGTTGGCGGGGAAGTAGCTATCTTTGTGGAGGTGTATTGCGTATTTTTGGAGTATAGATCAATTTAAACGCAAGTTGTGTCTCTATATACTAGAGTACGGTTCTGGAGAAAAGCATTATTGGTATAACTACGGTTTAAGTATTGTCTTTCAAGCTGTTGGATATATACAAAGTATTAGTCTGTTAAGAGTATGTAGCTGTATGTTTCTCTTTACTAGATAAAAGGTGCTACCATTGGTGTGGAGGAAGATGGTAAAGGTTCTGGTCCTTACGCGGGAGAAGATAAAGAGTGAACCCGGTGCATAGCATGAAGTCATGAACAGGATAGTGGCCTAGTGGTTCCGTCTTTGTCAATGATCTTTATCTTTTTCCTTTGAAACTGTCAGTCCTTTACGCCTCTTGTTCTTTATTCTCACTGGAATGACTCTTAAGCTCTTCTTTAAATTCAACTCCTTTTGTATAGGGTCCGATTTGTATAAATATACATCAGAAACTTTTGAGATTTTGAATATACTTTGAAGCGGAGGAAAGTCTTGTGAATTTTCTGTGTAGAAACCCTGAGAGATTCTTCACTTATCTTCTGAAATCAAAGAGTTAACCCTTGTTGAGTTGTTTAATACCGCCGAGATTAATTTATGTCCCCGTACAAGACATTGATATGCTAATCCAACTACGGGTTTTGAAACAAAGCCTCAAATGTTTCCGGCTAAAGATGATGAGGAATTACTTTGGTGAGAATAAGTGATGAGCTTGATCTCTTCCGGAGAACATTGGGTGATCAAGTAAGCAGGCAATCTTATTTATGCATAAACTCCCATAAATACATACTAAAGCTGTGACATTCAATCTTATATTGTGAAAAGTCATGGTGTTGTAAAACTTATTCGTACGCTTTGACAAACAATGCGTACTAGGGCCCAGGTATCAGGGTATGTATTCACCCCGGCATGTTGATGTGCCATGACGAGGTATTCCAACTTCAAGTTCACAAGCTGCAAAGAACCATCCAAGAGAATCTTCCCAAGTTCGCCCTGCTATTACAACTGCATcctttgtaaatttgtaattgcTACTGTGCACTAGAGGTGCAaatataggttaaccggttaggTTAATTTTTAGTAATAACCGGTtacggttattttttttttaaaattaatcgATTTCGGTTAACCTATATCGGTTATTAACCGATTATTGGAGAGAAAATCATTAACCTGTGTAACCGATTATGGTTATTATAAA is drawn from Erigeron canadensis isolate Cc75 chromosome 9, C_canadensis_v1, whole genome shotgun sequence and contains these coding sequences:
- the LOC122582093 gene encoding zinc finger A20 and AN1 domain-containing stress-associated protein 8; the encoded protein is MEKNETGCQAAPEAPTLCVNNCGFFGTPATMNMCSKCHKDIIMKEEQAKLAASSIESIVNGGTPNNINKESVVASQSPMALPISAGSEVILLTQPSSATQAQAESSEKPKEGPAAGPSRCTTCRKRVGLTGFNCRCGHVFCSVHRYSDKHDCQFDYRATAKDAIAKANPVVKAEKLDKI